CCCGCGGGACGGCAAGCTGCTACGTGGATCACGGAAGGGGGACCCGACGAGCCCAGCGTCCGTGCGGTGCGTGCCCTCCAGTGGGAGCGGCCCCGACAGTCCTACGGCTGGAACGACAAGCCGTCGCCGACGCCTCACCTGTGGGTTGCGGAGGTCGTTCCGGGCAGCGCACCAAGGCTCGGGGCCCCCGGCGCGCTGTGGAGCCTCCTCCACTCGTGGTCTCCTCACCCCCAGGGTGTGTCAGTAGCAACAGGCTGGAGTTCCGCTTTTGGACTCTGGGCGTGGACCGCCCCGCACCACCGCGACGTGGTGGCAGCTCACCTGCTGCGCCCGCTCGCCCGTTCCTTCACCGACCCCAGCCGCGCGGGGGACGCTCTGGTTCCTCTGGCCCGCGCCGACGGTGCGGTCGGCGACGGATTGCTTCTCGCCCTCTGCTCCGCCATGGGCGCCAAGCAACAGCAGACACGGTCCGCCACCGTCGACGCTCTGCTGATCCTCGCCACCCGCGACCAACTCGACGGCGCCCGCCTCGGCGAGCTGATGGGAGCCATGGTCATTGCAGGCGACTTGGTCACCCGCCGCCTGGCCGAGCCCTTCACACAGGCCGCGGCAGCAGGAGCCGCGGCACACGTGTGGGCAGCGGTCGCCGGACTCCTGTCAGCCGTCCTAACCCACGAAGGGACGGTCGCTGGCCTCGCGCCACTGCTCTCCGCTGCGGTTGACATCGCCGAAGACCACCGATGCACGGGAATCGTCGCCGGTCTCGACGACATGGCGACCCGCAAAGGCCGCAGCCAGCAGGTGGTCGAGGCCCGAAGGCTCCGTGACGTCCTAATCCGAAACGCGGGGTAGTCCAGCGATAGGGCCGCTGGGACCTCGTAAGACGGCGGTCCACTCGAGAACGGGGTGATGGGGTCCCGCGCAATTTGGAGGGTGTGCGGGACCCCGCCGAAGTGCCGCGCCCAGTGACGACAGAGGGGGGGGAATCGTCGGGCGCGCCCATGCGCTTCGCGTACCCGATTCTCGGTATGCGCCGGTCGTCATAGCCGCGCGACGGCGACCCTAGTTGCTGTGATCTGCACCACGCTCCGCCCGGGTGAACCGAACCTCCGGAGCGGGGTCAAGACCGGACGGCCATCAACGTGCCCCCGGCAGAACCTCGTCAACATCCAATCTCAGGATATTGGGGAACGCCTCTGACCTGCGCAAACGCAACGTTCCCCCTACGTTCCCCCTCGTGTTCCCCCTCCGTGTTACCGGAATCCGGTAACACTGTCGGGCCACAGTCGAGTGCATGAACAGCCACCCCTCTCCCGCCCCTAGCTGGACGGTCGCGACCATGCAGCACGTGGCGACCGAGCCGACGTTGGCCGGCGCTGCGCTCCGCTTCGCCGACCTCGGCATCCCGGTCTTCCCGTGCGTCCCGGGCGGCAAGCAGCCCCTGACGCCGAACGGGTTCCATGACGCCACGTCGGAAGCCCGTACGGTTCAGCGTTGGTGGGAGCGCACGCCCGAGGCCAACATCGGTCTCCCCTCGGGCACGCGGAGCGGCGTCCTGGTCGTGGACATCGACGTCCACCCCGGAGGCAGTGGGTTCGCGGCGTTCGAACGAGCTCGCTCGCACGGTCTCGCCGACGCCTGGGGCTGGCTGGTCCGGACTCCTTCGGGTGGGATCCACGCCTACTACCCGGCGGCGCCCGGCCAGGAGCAGCGCTCGTGGCAGGTGCCGGGAGCGCACGTCGACTTCCGGGGCGACGGCGGCTATGTCGTCGCTCCCCCGTCTCGCCTCGTAGTTGACGGCGTGCCCAAGGCCTACGACGTCATTGCGGTGACGACCGGACACCCCGCCGCGGTCGACGCGATCAAGCTGCGCCAGTTCCTCGAGCCTCCGCGACCGAGACCCTCAGGACCACCGCCACCGGTGTCGGCCTCCGGATGTCACCCCGACGCACTGGCCAGAACGGTCGCACTGACCGGCGAGGGCGGCCGCAACCGCGCGCTCTTCTGGGCGTCGTGCCGGATGGCGGAGAACGGCCAGAGCCGCGCGGATGCCATCCGCTACCTGCTGCCCGCCGCCCAGTACGCCGGCCTTGCGGATCGGGAAATCGAGTCGACGATCGACTCCGCGTACCGGGCTGCCTGCCGTCCCGTCCTCGGGAGCGGCCCGGGCCCCACCCAGCGCAGGGAGGCGATCCAGCCATGAACACGCCCATCGACTACCGCCGTCAGAACTACCGACCGCCCGAGCGCGCCGACGCGCTCCAGGACGACGCCGTACCCACCAGCGCACTCGCCCACCGTCGCGACCCTTCAGTCGTCACGCCCTCGCAGCCGCCCACACGGACCGCGCGAGGCGTCGCCTGGGTTCGGCCGACCGAGCTCGCCACGGTGACCGCTCCCATGGTCGGACGCGGCGTCGACCTCCAGGCCGAACTGATCCGGCGGGCGCGCCGTACGCCGGTGACCGCCTCGCGCGTCGTCCGGCAACGCCTCACCCACTCCCCCTCCCCTACGCCGCCGGTGAACCGCACGGAAGGACTGTCGCTGTGAACCACCCATTCGAAAGCGCGCAGGGCCTGCGCCGGGTTCTCATGCGGCTGCGGGTCTCGGGCCCGCATGCCTGGGAGTTCGACGCCGAGGCCCACGAACTCATGCTGTACGCCGCAGCCAAGTACCAAGCCCTGGCCGTCAAGCACCGCTGCGACCCGAGCGCCGGGGCGGCCGCGGCGTTCGAAGCGATGCGCACCTACGCCGTGCGCACCGCGGACGACCCGTGGGCGGTCGTCACCATGGCGGTCAAGGTCACGCTCATCGCCGAGGAGCGTGCCGAGGGACTGCTGTGCTCGGTCGACCAGGCCAGACGCCCGGAGTTCTCCCAGCACCACGACGTACGACGTTTCAGCGACACAGAAGCCGACCTCCCCAACCTCCTTCCCGGCCTCGCCGTGGAGCCGTTCAACCAACCTGAGACCCCGCCGACTGGGGCCTATCAGGCGGTCGACGCGACCATCGATCTCTTCACCGCTCTCGGCTGGCCCCGGGATACGGCGACCTGTGCACTCGACTACATCGCCGCTCGCCTGGTCGAGTCCGGCTCCCGGCGCAGGACCCACGCCGCCCTGCGGCGGGACCACACCGCACGCGCCCTGCTCGACATCGAGCAGGACTCCTGGTCGACGGTCCTCCGCCTCGTCCTGGGCAACCCGAACCGTGACGAGGCCTTCACCTCCGACGGGCACGGGATCCTCCTGCGCCTGCTCATCGGCCACCCGGTCACCGAACTGTTGGACGACGACCTGCTGGTGTTCGAGATCAGCGAGACCGCACCGCGCGCGGGGAGGCGGAGCCATGCCTGAGACCCGCGGCCACATCGAGCTCGACCGGGCACTCGACTCGATCATCGTCGGCGCACGCCACCGCAAGGACCCGGGCGACCTGGCCCAGCTCATGGAGTCGATCGACCGGCTCGGTCTGCTGCAACCGGTCACGATCACCCCTGACGGAGTGCTGGTCTGCGGTTGGCGACGGCTCGAGGCGGTACGCCGGCTCGGCTGGCACTCGATGAAGGTCTGGGTCCGCTCGGGCATCTCCGACAAGCTCGAGGCGCTCCTCGCCCAGCAGGACGACAACCAGCTCCACAAGCCGCTCAACGAGCTTGAGAAGGCTTCGCTCTACCGGGAGCTCAAGGCCCTGCGCACGGAAGAGGCAGCGCGGCGGAAGCAGTCGACTCAGTTCGGTGCCGGCGACCGCGGAGGAGACTCCGGTCCCGCGCCCGGCGCGGGACCGGGAGAGCACGGCGACGCGCGTCGCCAGGCGGCCCGAGCGATCACCGGCGAGGCGTCGTACAGCACCCATGAGCGGGTCTGCGCCCTGATGGACTGGGCCGCCCGCAAGGTCACACCCCCGGAGATCCGGGCGATGGCCAACGATGCGCTGCGCCGGATCGAGGAGGGGGAGCCGGTCAAGCCGCTCTACCTGGAGGTCAAGGACGCCTTCGAGCGGCTGCAGACGGCGCCTCCCGAGGTTGAGGCGGACCTCGCCCGCCAGGCTCGCGAGGCCTTCGCGCGCGTGAAGGCCCGGGAGAAGGCCAGCGGCGTCCCGAGCCTTCAGCGCAGCCAAGGTCCGGGCAGCCACTTCCGCAGCGTCCGCTCCTTCAACCTGACCTGGACCGAGCTGGACGGATGGACTGAGTTGTACGACGTCGACGCCCTCGCCGACGAGCTCACTCGCAGCGACTGGGAGAGGTTCGACCGCGTCGTCACCGCCACCATCGCCTTCCGCGACCAGCTCGCGGCAGCCCGCCGCAACGCCTCGACCTCGGCGTAGCGGACGCACCTACCCGACGTCCCTGGAACCGAGCTCGGGAGTCACCATGTCCAACCTGACCGGCCGCCAGATCATGCTGCTGCTCGGGTGCGCCGTCGCCGTGATGACCGCCGCTTTCGGGATCTACGGGCTCGTGCGCGGCCCCAGCGACGACGGCACCGAGTCCCCCGAGAGCGCGACGGTGCGGGTCGAGGAGACCTCGGACCCGGGTCGCTCCGACGACACCTTGGCTTCCTTGCGGGACCGAGCCCTCCCCCACACCAACGATCCCGTGGCCTACGCACGGGCGGTCGCCGTGTCGTTGTTCGACTGGGACACCAGCGCCGGGTTCCTCCCGACCGACTACACCTCCGCGGTCCTGGCCGATGCCGACCCGTCCGGCGAGGAGACTCCGGGGCTGCTCTCGGACGTCGCGGTGTACTTGCCGAGCGCCGAGCAGTGGCTCGACCTCGGAGCGATGGAGGTCGTGCAGCGGATCGAGATCGAGGACGCGAGCGTGCCGAGCTCCTGGGCGGCGGCCGTTGAGCAGGCGAACGGTCACCTGCGCCCGGGGACGACAGCCGTGACAATCACCGGCACCCGTCACCGCACCGGGGTCTGGAACGGCCAGGCAGCCGAGTCATCCCACGCGGTTGCGTTCACAGTCTTCGTCGCGTGCCGACCGTCGTTCGACCGGTGCCACATCCTGCGCCTGTCGCAGCTCGGCAACCCCCTGAGGTGAGCACCCCATGGGGCTGAAAGGCGTCGTCGCCGTCGCTGCCGTCGTCGTGCTGCTGGCGCCCGGCGCAGCGATTCTCGGCGTGGCAACGCTGATCAGCCCGGCCGGAGCAGGATCTGGCACTTGCCTTTGGGACGACCAGAGAATCGGCAGCCTTTCAGTCGCAGGCTCGGTGCCGGCCAGCCTCAGCGCGACCAACGCGAACGGCGAGACGGTCACCCTCAACCAGCAGCAGCTCACCCGGGCGGCGTCAATCGTCGCGGTCGGACACACCGACAGCGTCCCGGCCAGGGGTCAACTGATCGCGCTCATGACCGCGATCACCGAGTCCTCCCTCAGGGTCCTCTCGAACACGACGGCCTACCCCGCGTCCGGCAATCTCCCCAACGACGGGGACGGAAGCGACCACGACTCCGTGGGGCTGTTCCAGCAGCGCCCGGCCGCCGGGTGGGGAACCGTCGAGAACCTGATGGACCCGGTCTGGTCCTCCCGCGCCTTCTACGGCGGCCCGAACGGACCCAACAACGGCTCACCTCGCGGCCTGCTCGACCTCGACGGCTGGGAGACGATGGAACCTGGTGCGGCCGCGCAAGCGGTCCAGGTCTCCGCCTACCCGGACCGGTACGCCGTGAACCAGCCGATCGCCGAGCAGATGCTGGGCACCCTCGCCGGCGTCTCGCTCGCCAGCGATCTCGAGTGCGCCCAACCGTCGAACGCCCCATCGACACCCACGGACCTGCCGTCCGGCTTCCCCGGGGCCCTCATCGCCGCAGCGGTCTCGCAGATGGGCAAACCCTACGTCTGGGGCGGCGGCGACTTCAACGGACCCACCGGCGGAGGCTTCGACTGCTCAGGCCTCGTCCTGTACGCCGCCTACCAAGCCTCCGGCGGACGCATCCGACTCCCCCACTACACCGGCTTCCAAATCACGCTGGGGCAAGGAATCGCGTGGAGCGAGAAGCAGCCTGGGGACCTGATCTTCTTCGGCTACCCCGGCGCCGGGGGCCCGCATCACGTCGCGATCTACATCAGCGGAGAGCGGATCCTTCACGCGCCGCGCACTGGGGACGTCG
The window above is part of the Nocardioides campestrisoli genome. Proteins encoded here:
- a CDS encoding bifunctional DNA primase/polymerase — its product is MNSHPSPAPSWTVATMQHVATEPTLAGAALRFADLGIPVFPCVPGGKQPLTPNGFHDATSEARTVQRWWERTPEANIGLPSGTRSGVLVVDIDVHPGGSGFAAFERARSHGLADAWGWLVRTPSGGIHAYYPAAPGQEQRSWQVPGAHVDFRGDGGYVVAPPSRLVVDGVPKAYDVIAVTTGHPAAVDAIKLRQFLEPPRPRPSGPPPPVSASGCHPDALARTVALTGEGGRNRALFWASCRMAENGQSRADAIRYLLPAAQYAGLADREIESTIDSAYRAACRPVLGSGPGPTQRREAIQP
- a CDS encoding serine/arginine repetitive matrix protein 2 codes for the protein MNHPFESAQGLRRVLMRLRVSGPHAWEFDAEAHELMLYAAAKYQALAVKHRCDPSAGAAAAFEAMRTYAVRTADDPWAVVTMAVKVTLIAEERAEGLLCSVDQARRPEFSQHHDVRRFSDTEADLPNLLPGLAVEPFNQPETPPTGAYQAVDATIDLFTALGWPRDTATCALDYIAARLVESGSRRRTHAALRRDHTARALLDIEQDSWSTVLRLVLGNPNRDEAFTSDGHGILLRLLIGHPVTELLDDDLLVFEISETAPRAGRRSHA
- a CDS encoding ParB N-terminal domain-containing protein; the protein is MPETRGHIELDRALDSIIVGARHRKDPGDLAQLMESIDRLGLLQPVTITPDGVLVCGWRRLEAVRRLGWHSMKVWVRSGISDKLEALLAQQDDNQLHKPLNELEKASLYRELKALRTEEAARRKQSTQFGAGDRGGDSGPAPGAGPGEHGDARRQAARAITGEASYSTHERVCALMDWAARKVTPPEIRAMANDALRRIEEGEPVKPLYLEVKDAFERLQTAPPEVEADLARQAREAFARVKAREKASGVPSLQRSQGPGSHFRSVRSFNLTWTELDGWTELYDVDALADELTRSDWERFDRVVTATIAFRDQLAAARRNASTSA
- a CDS encoding C40 family peptidase, whose translation is MGLKGVVAVAAVVVLLAPGAAILGVATLISPAGAGSGTCLWDDQRIGSLSVAGSVPASLSATNANGETVTLNQQQLTRAASIVAVGHTDSVPARGQLIALMTAITESSLRVLSNTTAYPASGNLPNDGDGSDHDSVGLFQQRPAAGWGTVENLMDPVWSSRAFYGGPNGPNNGSPRGLLDLDGWETMEPGAAAQAVQVSAYPDRYAVNQPIAEQMLGTLAGVSLASDLECAQPSNAPSTPTDLPSGFPGALIAAAVSQMGKPYVWGGGDFNGPTGGGFDCSGLVLYAAYQASGGRIRLPHYTGFQITLGQGIAWSEKQPGDLIFFGYPGAGGPHHVAIYISGERILHAPRTGDVVRYGTISEFAGEVMTVRRLA